GTTTGAGTGTTCATTTCTACCGGAGTTGTTGAACAAACAACCTGTAATAAGAGCAAAAACAGGGAACTAAACAAAACCACGTCACTAAGACTGTAAAGTCTTGAAACTTTCCTACCCACCTAGCCGGAGAAAATGGCGATTTTAAGTATAATTCCAAAACTAAACAATTACAGAAACTTACAAAAAAAGAAGAGAGAGAAAGATGAACCTGAGAGAGTAGTGGGCAATGAGGAAGTCAGGAAACCAAAAGAGGAGGCAATGGTGAAATCTTGTGGATGCTATAGCTCAATCTTGAAATGGTGAAAGAAAAGAGAGAAGACAAAGGCAATGCGTGTGGGGGCTAGTGGGAGAGACGGAGAGAAGAAGAAGCAGAAAAGGAAGACGAAAGAGATGGAAGAAAAGTATAGTGAAGTTAAACAAAAAGAGACGTATTTATTAAGGATAAGACAGTGAGTCGTTAGATTAAATCATGTTAATGTGTTAAGACCGCAACAAACGCTAAGAGTAGAGAGAGTGACCCAGAGACTGACCAAGTCTAAGATTCTTAAGATATAAAACAAACTGACAAATACACTCCGCCAAACGCAAAATATTGTTATTAATATATAAGAGCCTTAGATTTTTATATTCGTAAAGTAATCATTTGGTGATTGTAATAATAGTCCTGACCTGTCCAACTACTCTTGTCACTATTTTCTCTCCAGTTGCATCATTCTTGATTATGGATACCATGTCAAAGTGAAACTAGTTATGTCATCATCTACCAAATCCCAACACACGATAAACCCAGCTGCGCTCTCTTTAATCAGAAAAAAAAAACACACACACATTTTTATTACCGGGTGCTTCCTCTGGTACTATGCTTTTGCTAGTTCTCAGACATCATCCACTGAGAGAGCTCAACGAATTAGAGACGCAACTTAGTTCATATATTGAACTGCCACTGTTTTCTTATAAATTGAACTGTAAAAGCTGAGAGGCTAAACACAAACAGTAGTGAATTTGAGCTTCATACACTAGAGATGCAACGAAGTTCATACATTAAACTGCGTATCCATGTCCATTAAATAAACAAAGGAATTTTAACAACACGCATACTCTGATTCCCATTCTCAGCTTTCTCCGTCACTTGTAGAACTCAAAGTCCGTGTCTGGCTTCTTCACGTTTGAGCGGTAACCCTTCTCGAAGTCCTTGGGCAATATCACGTATCTGTTCTTACGCACTGCATGCATTCCAGCTTCCTGGCAGATTGCTGCTATCTGCATTGTTCAACACAATATTGAATTAATGTTTTATCTAATATCTATCATCTTTGGCTGCACAATACTCATCTTTCATTCAATCCTTCTAGGGTCAGTTCCCATGTACATTACCGCCAGATTAGGTAAACCAAACTATCTTACTTTCAAAATTAGATTCTAAATAATTCAATTCAGGGAATTAATGTACAAAGACTAGATAACTCAGCTAACATCCATACATAATGCTCAAAACAGCTCTTATTAGGTGATGATCTAGAAACTATGGAGGCTACATATACATCTGAAAAGTAACTCTAGTGGGAAGCATAGAATATAAGTTAGCAAACTAACCTCAGCAGCGCTAATTTTATCAGGCCGTGAAACATAGTCTTCCAAGTCAACCTCATCGCTGAGGTTCATTTTGGCGGTGCATACCTACACAAGGAAGAACAGTCAATAAGACATAAACTGTGACAAACATATATGTGTTGTATTTAATGAGAGAGAGAGAGAAAGAACAGTAAACATATTCTTTACCATAACTTTTGGTTTTCATATTTATTTCACAAGTTAATTCAACATTCAATTACTTGTGGTAGTTTATCTTACCTGGAAAACAAGCCTCTTTTGACGTCTATCAGGAAGGGGGAACTCAATCTTACGATCAAGTCTCCCAGGACGTAAGAGAGCAGGATCAAGAGTATCTGCCCTGTTGGTTGCCATTATGACCTTGACATTCACGGTCTGGTCAAACCCATCCATCTACATCGAATTTAACAAGACATGTTTAGAACACAACTCAATCTAAAAGTCAGGCATCATGCCACTTATAAGAATACGACAAGACAGTTCTTTTCTAGACTCCATCAGTCTACAGCATAAAATCTAAAATAAACTCTTAAGAGAATATCATGATACGCTTATTTGTTCACTGTTCACACCTGATTAAGTAATTCCATGAGAATACGCTGAACTTCCCTATCAGCTCCGGTTTGAGCATCGAACCTAGCAGTAGCAATTGCATCAACCTCATCAATAAAGATAATAGCTGGAGCATTTTCCTTGGCAAGACGGAAGACATCACGAACCATACGAGGTCCCTGCAATCGAAGGGCAAGCAAGTCAGACATCAAACAGAACACACTCACTAAAACCTCAAACAATTTTCAAAAGCTTACCTCGCCGAGATACTTCTGCACAAACTCAGAGCCAACAACCCTAATGAAAGCAGCGGTTGTATGGTTAGCAACAGCCTTAGCCAACATAGTCTTCCCAGTACCAGGAGGCCCATAGAGCAACACACCACGTGGAGGATCAATACCAATCTGCTTATAAAGCTCGTGATGAGTCAACGGCAACTCAACAGCCTCACGAATCTCCTGCTTCTGAATATCACACCCTCCAATATCCTACAAAAAGCAAACACCTTTCAACAACCCAAAACCCTAAAGATTCTTAAAAGAGGAAACTTTACATTATAGGAGACGTCAGGCTTCTCAGATTGGCTAAGAAGCGAGATACTAGAATCAGCCTCAGGCGGCAACACATCGACGAGGGCGTTCGAGTGGCGGTGAAGTGCCACGGAGGCAGAAGGCTTCAGGTCTTCTCTGTTGATGGTGCTGAGAATCCTGACGTAGTAATTGGACCCGGTGGTGGACCCGACGATGCCGTTGTTCTGATCGACCATCTCCATGAACTGCCCGATCACGAGGGGCACGGATTGGATTCGTTTGACTTCTTCTTGGGCGCGTAGGAGCTCGCGTTTGAGATTCTTCTGCTCGTCCTTCACGTATTCCTCTTGGATGTCGGTGAATTCGAGCTGGCGTTCGAGGGATTTGAGACGGGAGTAGGGATCTTCCTCGTCGGGCGTGGAGAGATCTATTAGGGACGGAGATGGTTTAGGGTCGAGAACCATCGCCGCGGCCATTGTCTGAGAGAGATCTAACGGAGTTTCTGGAGTGGAGAGGAAGAAACGTTCGATTGAGAAGACGGTTGTGTTAGAAACTCATCCAAACTCGTTTAAGGGTGGTCTCCTTGAGAAGGTTTGGGCCTTTGGTTACTAGTTCAGGCCCGATATATAATTTACGGCCTACAAACAAATCTTCTTTAATTTCAACTCGTAATTACAAAAACAAATATTATCACAATTACTTGATAAACAAATTACTAGTTCAGGCCCGATATATATGCTTTAAATGAAGAAAATACAGCATAAATAATTTTAACTACGTTTTTGGAAAAATAGTCTTATATGCTAACAGGTTATATGATATGTTATCGTCTAACTTCGTATTTCTTCTTTTTCTAATATGATTTGTATGCAACATCAAGCCGAACTTTATTTTGACAAACCAAATCTTCAACGTAGATATTTCCAAATGAAATTCCAGAAAATAGACACGTTGCTGCCAAATATTCTGTACCAAGATTCCTTTAAGATATTGTCTCATTGTAATCTTCCTAAAATAACACTAATGACTATGTTAACACTGCGGATAAGTGCATAACCAAAGCATCATTGATGCCACTACAAAGAGTGATGCGACATCATCACCAAAACTCCACTGTTTCCATAACTGATTTACAAGAGTATTTACCATATCTTAAGATTTTATAGCGATTCCAGACCGTACAACCTAACTCCAGTGCAACTACTATATCTTTTTCTACTTCTCTTAAATTCTCAATATCCTCAAATTCCAACCTAAACTTTGCAATAAAAATGCCAACATCTCCAAATTGATGCAACAATGGTGGAAATTTCATATGTTCTGATATGCCCTCATGCCATGAATCCCTTAATATTAGCGGAAAACCCATAAGCATCAACATCACTTATAATCCAAAAAGGATCATCACCCTTTAAAACCAACATAAGGTTTTGCATCTGAAATAAATGGTGAAATAAATAATCCGGAAGACGATATATACATCAAGTATAATTTTACAACATGACCGGTCCATGGAAGTTGCCAAATTGCAGATTTGGAATTTATTGGTTCACAAAAAGGACTACGAGATAGAAGACCACGAGAAACAAACATTTTTTTTTTTAATGAATGTAAAATTATATTCAAGCAAAAACTGTGTTACATTTTGTGCTTCTGTTTTTATTTATGTACTCATAAGGCTATAAAAATAAAAGATTCTATACAGCCATTACGAGGGTGTTGGATCATCTCTCGTGCCAAACCAAGGACGCAGACTTCTCTCCAAGTAGGTGTGACCTCTTGCTTTGACTGCAAGCAGATGTAACCGGATCGTTTTACATCAAACCAAGTAGGCACGAGAAACAAACATTGCATTTCACAAAGCCCACTAGAGGCTCTCTCCATATCTTGGGAGGAGCAATATTTGTTAAGCTAGATGGTTTCCAACCTAAAGTAATTGGTGATAAGAGGAGTGGCACATCTATCTTATATATTGCTTAGGATTCCTTTCAACTACCGATGTGGAACACTTTGTGTCTAATACACTCCTTCGAGATGTGGCTCTTTGAACGTCAATCTCGGAATGTTCGGGCAAAAATCGATGGACCAACTTTGGGCCAGATCGATGTGGATCGGGTTAGACTATTTGGATCGGACTCTTATACCATTGATTTTAGGTTGGAAGTCCATCTAACTTAACAACATTCACATTCGAACATGTTGGTTTGATGGACTCATGAGAATCTAACGTCAGCCATACTGATGCTTCTTCAAAAGCTTTGGAGATGATTTCGTGTTTTCAAATATGCCAAAATATCCACGGGAAGGCTAACCTCAATTTTGGATCCAAACCTCTCTTGCAGCTGCACGAGATCAAGTAGTACAATCTTAAAAACACCGAGTTGTGAGAGAAACCTAACAGTGCACACAATATGGAGGGAGAAGAATTCGCGTAGGCATGGTGAACAACCACGTGATGTGGCTTATTTGATTAAGTTCATTGACAAAACCATTAGGCTGAAACTACTCTCAGTCAAAGGAAAAGGGCACAAGCATCTTGAAGGGGGTTTGATGGCTTGGTTTGCAGCACAAGAAAAGTGACAAAGATCATTTAGTCTCTAATTCTTTGATTCTTTATAGTTAAAGAAACCAAAAGCATTAAACGTAGTGCAGTTTGATTGAACAATAATTTTACATTCATTCAAAAAAAACATAATCAATAAAGCTATTCATTACTATATTTATTAAAGTTTTGAATATTTTTTCTGCTAGTAATTCAGATTTTTTCATGGCTAGTTATAATTATCCAGTGGCGTTGAAGCCTTTAATAATAAGACCATTGTGACAAGCATCCCTCTGTATAGGCCTACCTCTGTTGAGGCTGATGTTGGAGACTTCAATCCAAACTTGTAATATCTTTCTTATCCCGCCAAATCTAGGAACTAACTTGGGCGTTTTAGTTTTGGTTGCCAGTTCTTAATGATATCGCAACAAACAATTCTTTTAACCAACATGTCACAAGGAAATCTCATGTCTAGTTTTACATAACTTACACTAAATACGGGAGCAGCTCAAAGGAAGAGATGTATTACAATAAATACGGGAGCAGATCAAAAGAAGAGATGTATCAAACAAGACAGGAACCTAACAATAAGCTAGGAACCTCTTAATGGTTCTTCCCCTGGAGCATCATCCTCATCATGATATATGGTCTCAGTCATTTGCCATATTTGGAGTATGTTGTCCTCAGATACACTGGAAATTACCCAATCGTCACAAGGGTTCCATGAGAAATCTGAAATTTTGGCGGCGTAACCACCATGTGTAAACAGCAGCTCTGGTGGGCCGTCCTCCGCAGCCTCTGCTGTCTGCTCCTCATCAATCCTGTCATAAAGACACCCTCACACACATCAAATATTGTTTCTCCGTGAGTAAGTAAACAAGAACATTCAGTAACCAAACAACAAAGTCTAGTGCACAAACCTGTTAACATCCCAAACCATAAGTCTTCTACCGAAGCAACATGAGGCTAAGATAGTCTCGTTTTTCGGGCTCCAACCAACTTGGAAAACCTCCTCTCTGGAGATTTAAACAAATATTAGGTTAGTAATTGTGCGCTAAATAGTTATTTGTAACAGATAATATGTCTCAAAAAGTAAAATGTTCTCACTTATGGCCATCAAATGAGTGAAGAGCATTGCTTAACCTCCGCAGATCGAATAATTTAACAGTCTTATCAGTTGACCCTGTCGCCACAATCCACTCATTAAGTGGATTGAAGGCTAAGCAGTTAACCTGAGGCATTTCAAACAACGCAAGAATCAGCAAACACAAACGAGGCAATACGATTATATGGTTCATTTTGTGTTTACGTAAGAAAGAGATCACTAAGATGGACCAAGCATACTATAGCCTTAGGCTCAGAGTTTAATCTGTGTATAAAAACAAAACGCACCTCCATGGAGTGAGCAGCCACAGACTGTACTGGTCTACTGGCAGATGGAGAACGCAGATCCCATATAAAAAAATACTGATCATCTCCAACGGATCCAAACAGGTATTCATGTCTCAGATGCCATGCAACATCTTCCACTGCGCCTTCATGAGCCTTAAATAATCAACACGGAAACACGGAAATAATCAACATTCTCACATTGAATATATTTCTTCTAAATCATGTAAAGCAATAGTCAAGAGGGAGACATGACTCAAAGCGTACCTTAAAGATCTGGTGAGCGTCAAGAGTCTTGTTCTTAGGAGTGGCGTTAATATCCCACAAGCAGATCTGAGCGTCATCAGAGCCGCTGAGCAAATGACCCTGCTTGAGCGTACTCCAAGACAGGCCATACCCTTCAGAGCTGTGACCTCTGAGCCTCAGATCAGGGTTGCAAGCACCATCAAGCGCTGGCTTAGAAGGGTGCTTGCTGTAATCAAACACATACACCTCCGCATTAACCGTCTTGGTAGCAATCATGAAAGGGTTCTGAGGCATGTAGCGAGCTCGGTTCAGCTCCCCTTCGTGATTTATTTTCTGAATAACTTGCACCTGCGCAAAGTAGCCAACTTTTTCATGATTCGACTCAATGAAACCCTAAATTCAATATATTTTTTTCATTCAACTCACGGAAACCCCTAAATTCAAATGTTTTGTTCATTCAATTCACTGAAACCCCTAAATTCAAATGTTTAGTTCATTCAATTTCATAAACTCAAAACTTTTGTTCGTTCAATTCACCGAAACCCTAAATTCAAACGTTCTGTTCATTCAATTCACTGAAACCCTAAAACTTTGGACATGAGAAAAATAAAAATTGTACCTTTCCGGTGGCGGAGCCAAACCCACCAAACTCGGCCCTCTCATCGTCGTACTCGGCGTCGTCAAGGGGAAGCTGAACCTGAGCCAGCATCAGGTAATTGGACTCGTTCACGTGGGTGTGGGTGCCGAGAATCATCTTCTGGACGGAGTAGTCTTTCCCGGACGGCTCCTCGCGGTCGGGGAGCCATTCGACAGTAAGGGAAGGCCACTCGAGGAGGTGGGCGATGACGAGATCGTAGAGGAAAGGAGTGTTCTTCTTCCAGATCCTGTACTCTTCGCTGATCAGTCGCTCCTCGATCTCTTCTCGCATCTCCTCGTCGTCTTTCGCCATTTCCGCCTATGCTTTGTTGTTCCCGCCACAAGTAGAAGACAAAAAAAACCCCTAAACAAGAGGGTGATCTATGCTCTGTATAAATAGCAAATTGACAACGGGAAGAAGATGAAGTAATAGGAGAGGACTAAGGAGGACTGATATAATGGGCCGGTTTTATAAAAGGCCCAGTAAAAAGACATTCATGTACGTACGTGTCTCCGGGTCATGTTTCATTTTAGAGCAACAAATCTCTTAAATAGTTCATTTTAAATTATTTCCCTCTAAATAGATTTAAAAGATCAGGTTGACCAAAATATACTTTATTAGTTGGATGAATGACAACTATATATATTCATTTATAATTTGAATTAATTATTTATTTAATATATACAAATAAATAAATATTTTTTAAAATTCGTTGGAGAAGATCATTTTGAACTGAAGGCAACTTGTTATTTTTAGCAACTAATGTTTGACGGTGAGAGTTTAATGGCCAAAAGAATAAGATTACTAGCATCACAGAAGGAAGAATCTATAAATGCTCATTGGATACAACATATATGGTAGAGGAATATGAGCAAAACAGAACTACTAAATGAAACCATGTGATTGTGAATAGCCATGGAAGAGACAATGGTAGAAAATCGAAGGTGCAGTTCTTTCGTTGTATAGTGAGTGATGTCTTCATAATCGTCGAAAATTAGCAAATTCAATTTATTATCCTTTCAAAAGAACCAAATATTGGATTCTTTTTGGAAAATATATTTAAATCTGAAATTGGTGTTTATAATAATTATGTTGCGATATAAGATTTGGAGTTTCATTTTATGGATAATAACCAAACGTGGAAATCATAAGAGATCGAGAGTGAACAAACAGAAGAAAACTGATTTAGTTAACTTATTTGAAGCTCAGATAACACATATAGTCTTTAATGAAAAACTATCGTCAAATGTGTTGTTGTTCCTTCGTATTAATTATAAAATTCATTTTATTTTTGTTATTGTTTGTAGTTTATAAGGCTGGGCAAATAAACCGAACCCGAAAATCCGAACCGAATCCAATCCGATAAAAATGAATCCGAACCGATCTGAACCCGACATAAATACCGATTGGATCCTGTTTTTTGGTATTTTGGGTTATCGGTATTATCCGAACCGAACCCGGACCTAAATGGATATCCGATAGAACCCGAAACATTTAAAATCACAAAAATAACTTCTACCAAATATGATCTTAATTCTTAATATGTATCCAAAATACTTTAAGATATAATTGAACTTCTAAAATAATTATCTATTACATGAAGGTTGATGGTGGAATGTGGCGGTTGAAGCCTAAAGTTTTTAGATTTTGGTTTTGTTTTCATTGAATTATGTCTCTCATTTCATGAGAACTTAGTTTTTGTTTTATGATTTCATTTATCTGGTTTTCTTTCTATCACTAACTATGTTTATCTTTCGCTTGATTTTGAATGATCACGTTTGATGTTTTTTCTTATTTTTGAATCGATTTTACTTATGTTTTGGCTATTAAAATATATACAAATCATGTATTTTAAATCCAAAGAACCGATTTCATTTATGTTTTTAGTTACAAAATATGTACAAATCAGGTATTTTTAAACCGAAGAACTAATTGGGATCCGAACCCGAAAGTACAATGGGTTATACCGGTTATTTGATGATTTACTAACCCCGACCCGAACCCGATAGAACCCGAACCGCTCCCAAACCGAACTTTTATATAACCCGAATGGGGTTGATTTTGATAAACCCGAAAAATCAAAACCCGTATGGATAAAACCAAAACCTGATTTGGACCCCGAATACTCATGCCTAGTAGTTTATGTAATTTCACATTATATGAATAGATAAATTTAGTTGGAAAAATATTTTTTTCAAAAGTTTTTATTTTTCAAAATCCTGGAATTATTTTTATGATATATATATATAGGAAGATATTCCAGAATATGTATAATATCTTTTATGGAGATATTATCCATATTTATCAATATCTTCCTAAATATTAATAAGATATTATATTTATTCAGTAATATTTTTATTAAGTATGCATATAAGTCAAATTCAGAAAGATATCACACACATTTAGGAGATGTTTCTACTCTTTTCAAGAAAAACGGTTTCCTTAAAAAATTGAAAAAGTTTTGAAAAAAATTGTCAAAATATAAGTGTTACTTACTTATTTATTTAATATATTCATAGAAAACATATACTTGTCATTTGACATTTAGATCCTTGTTTGCCAGTTTGGAAACAAAAACATGTTTTGAAACTATTTGAGACTAATTCTATATTTTATATATATTGGAGGAGTGAAAAATAATACGTTGGAGGAGTCAGTTTAATTAGGAATGCTTTGGATCAGATATACATTTCTAATTTATTTTGTGTTTAGGCACTTTTATATATAATATAAAAAATAAATATAGAATTATGCAGACGACCTTGTTATTTAGTTTCTGAATATTTATTTTAGATATTAATTTAGATTTTTCGGATGTATTTCTAGATTATTAGTTACCGTTCGGGTTTGAATGCATTTTATACTATCCTACTAAATACCTTCAGATATTTTAGTACCTCTCATGGATTCAGGTTTTCGAGTTCATACGATTTTGATTTTTTCACGGAAATCTAGAGAATGATTAATTCCTACCTCAATAATTTCTTTTGTGATTTTTCTTACACGATGAGTTTATTTTCGTGCTGATTCCATCCCAAATTAATATTCATTTCAAATAAAGTATTCCAACTATAATCCAAAATCAGTTTTGACCAAAAGATGCTGGTCAACCATATTAACCAAGTTCGTTTCATCATCGGTGACACAGCTGTAGCGTCAGAAAATTAAGCCTTTAATGACGACAATACACAGCAATGGTGAAGCACGATTAACTAATTTTCAGCCGCTACGGCAACAAACAGTGAACAAAACGGACGCGAAATAAATCAGCGGCATTGGCGCCTAATTTTCTTTGTCTACGGCAATCTATTAGCTGCTACCTTGCCTCTTGCCACTGTAACTTTTGTCGCCGTCATAGTATATTTTTTTGTCGCAGCCGCCGGACACGGCGATTATTAAACAAACATGGCTATTATGTATTGAGTTTTAGAGGGCAGGTGTTTAATATTTGATGCGTCAAAAGTTATCTGCATAATTTTTCGTGAGTCAAGTGCCATATGTATTTTCTCTATATTTTACTAGAAAATTAAAAAAATTGTACAAAGAAATTTAAAATCAGAAAAACCAAAAATAATTAAAATTCAAAAATATACTCAAAAATATACTCAAAATTTCGTGAAATTTATAAATACCCAAAAAAATATATATATATGTTCAAATAACCAAAAAATAAATTTATTAAATGATAAACATACTCAAACCCCAAATATATAAGAAAACTTAAGAAAATAAAAACCCATATATTTTAAAATATAATATGACATCAAAATAAGTAATACATATGATTTTTCATGTATTTGTCTAGTAAAATATCCATATGTGAACCAGGTCATGTAATTTTTTTTTTATTTTGTATATCGTTATTGTTTTGATTCCTTACCAAAATTTTATCTTATATCCAAATAATAATAAAAAATTATATATATTAGATGTTTTATGTATTAATTTTTTTGTGTTTCATAGTTTTTATATTTTTAGAGTTTCAGATATAGTTTTGATTTTTGGATATATTTTGGGATTTTTGATATTTATAGTTAGTAGCGTATTTTTGTTATTAATTTTTTTATAGTGTTATTGAGTACTCAAATAATATATATATATATATATATATATATAATGGTTTGCCACTATTATTTTGGTAAAAGTTGGTTTTAGTGTTATTTAATAGTTCAAATAATTTATCTTATTATATAAAGTTTGGTTCTTTAAAATTGCTAATTAACATGATCGCGACAAATGATAATTATATATTTAAAATTGTGACATCTGTTAATATATCTCATAATTAAAAATATATATACTAAGACATTAACAAAAACAAATTTTATTAAAAATTAATTAAAAATATTATTCAATAGTAATTTTCCTTTTTTAAAATCTTAATCAAAAGATAATTACAAAAGATTATTTGATAGTAATTTTCCTTCTAATATTGTGACATGTGTTTAAATATATAATGATAAAAAAAAAAAAATATATATATATATATATAATAAGATAATAAAAACGAATTTAGAAAAAACAATCTTTTAAAAATTATATAATAGTAA
This genomic interval from Brassica oleracea var. oleracea cultivar TO1000 chromosome C2, BOL, whole genome shotgun sequence contains the following:
- the LOC106327908 gene encoding 26S protease regulatory subunit 6B homolog — protein: MAAAMVLDPKPSPSLIDLSTPDEEDPYSRLKSLERQLEFTDIQEEYVKDEQKNLKRELLRAQEEVKRIQSVPLVIGQFMEMVDQNNGIVGSTTGSNYYVRILSTINREDLKPSASVALHRHSNALVDVLPPEADSSISLLSQSEKPDVSYNDIGGCDIQKQEIREAVELPLTHHELYKQIGIDPPRGVLLYGPPGTGKTMLAKAVANHTTAAFIRVVGSEFVQKYLGEGPRMVRDVFRLAKENAPAIIFIDEVDAIATARFDAQTGADREVQRILMELLNQMDGFDQTVNVKVIMATNRADTLDPALLRPGRLDRKIEFPLPDRRQKRLVFQVCTAKMNLSDEVDLEDYVSRPDKISAAEIAAICQEAGMHAVRKNRYVILPKDFEKGYRSNVKKPDTDFEFYK
- the LOC106324775 gene encoding histone-binding protein MSI1-like, which codes for MAKDDEEMREEIEERLISEEYRIWKKNTPFLYDLVIAHLLEWPSLTVEWLPDREEPSGKDYSVQKMILGTHTHVNESNYLMLAQVQLPLDDAEYDDERAEFGGFGSATGKVQVIQKINHEGELNRARYMPQNPFMIATKTVNAEVYVFDYSKHPSKPALDGACNPDLRLRGHSSEGYGLSWSTLKQGHLLSGSDDAQICLWDINATPKNKTLDAHQIFKAHEGAVEDVAWHLRHEYLFGSVGDDQYFFIWDLRSPSASRPVQSVAAHSMEVNCLAFNPLNEWIVATGSTDKTVKLFDLRRLSNALHSFDGHKEEVFQVGWSPKNETILASCCFGRRLMVWDVNRIDEEQTAEAAEDGPPELLFTHGGYAAKISDFSWNPCDDWVISSVSEDNILQIWQMTETIYHDEDDAPGEEPLRGS